From Micropterus dolomieu isolate WLL.071019.BEF.003 ecotype Adirondacks linkage group LG21, ASM2129224v1, whole genome shotgun sequence:
CCTACTGACCTGCGTATTGAACCTGGGTTTGAACTCATTGGCATTTGGGTTCAGGGTTGATTTTCTCACTTGACtacaggaggagaaaaaaagtgaaGTTAAAATTTAAAAGGATCACTCTTATTATCATGTTGGTTTTGGTCATTTGGTAGGATTTGTTGATAAGAAAACTACAGAATATCTCCAGGCTTGTTATTTAAAATTATGTACAGTCTCCCCTCTCAACCATACCATCCCTTCCACTCACTCTTGCACTGcctcctttttctcctccttttcttcatgctTGGGACCACTAAATGTGGACGTCGTCTGAactccctgtgatgtcacatcCAGCCCCGCCCTCTTCTGGTCCGGAGCGGAAGGAGACGGGGACAGCGCAGCGGGGCTGCCAGGCTTACTGGTGTTTGCAGTGGTGGTGGATGGAGCAGGAGCACCGCCAGGGGTGCCAGCAGCAATACCTACAACGCCCTCTTCGTTGCCCTCCCGCCCCACGGTGGAGGCTTTGTCCAAGGGAAGGTCTTTAGGCTTGTCTGCTGGATCTCTGGGAGGCTTGGTCATCATCTGGTCAAAGGCAGGCTCTGAGTTTGAACTAGACTGCAACTGGAAGTGGGAGgatgaaaaaataaagttaGAGCTCTAGTACAGCCTCATAAACAGGAGGTTAGTTATGTCACATTTTCAGCATTTCTATACCgtacaaatgaatgaaatactTACCCTAAAATCTACACtaaatttctttaaattatCTATTTGTTTTCTGTGGTCTGGTGCCATAGAAGGGGGTCCTGTAAGGTGAGTAGAGAGTAGAGTAATGAGTCATTACCAATGGATCTGGAAATACTGAGCCAATATTTAAGCCAGCACAACAACCTAAATTATATTACAATGACAGGTACATAAATTAAAACGGGTGTCTCAGCAAATAGtctcttctttaaaaaaatttgtGATAAAGCAGTCCGaagtgtatatatactgtacctTTACAGACTGGTCTGGTGATACTAGGTGAGCTGTCCATGGGTTTGATGTTCTCCTTGTTTGCCGTGGGGGATGTTTGTCTCGTCTCTTGGACACGACACTCTTTTGCTACACAGGACAGAAAAACAAGTCTCTTTACTTCCAGCATAAAAGCAGCTTATACAGTGACAGAAACTACTTTAAAAGCACACAGAAATCAGGTATTTCATATCACACTTAGCATTCCTTGGTCCCTTAATCCATCTCAGTGAGAGTCTGTAGGTTAAATTTAAGCTTACCTTCACCTGATGGAGAGGCGACCATGTTGGGGGCGGGGCTAGCAGCAGTCGGAGAGGAAGCTGATGTTGGTGTAGAAGCAGTTTCCACAGGAGCTGTTCCTGTCTGTGGTGACGGGAGGGAGGAGGGGCCAGGGGAGGCTCCACCCATACTATTCTGTCTGGGGGAACGAGGTCTGTGagctgaggagaggaagaagagatcTTAGTGTCATCTTGATTTACTGGCCAACATTAGAGGATAAGTACTCAAAGCAAATGCTTCTTTAATAATACTACAAGGCGGAAAATGCTTTTGTAGTGTCCTTTCACAATAACGCAAGGCCCTTACAAACATGCCACGCAGTGGTGCTACAACATAACTTCATGAAATCTCCTCTGCACATATGTTCCATTGTGTTATATCTTAATGaagttgaaatatttaaatggttggaaatgtatcaaaataaacacaaagtaaagaaataaaaggaaggaaggaaataaCTGCGCTACCTCCGCTAACCACTGAGGACCATGTCCCTCCAGAGGAGCTGCTCCTGGTTGGTGGAGTCACTGGGACCTCTCCaggtgcattatgggaaattaAGTCCACTCCTGGAGGGACTCCAGTGGTCCGGCAGGGTGGCACTCTGTGAGCACGAGGCGTCCGCTGTGATTTTGGAGACATCCTGGGTGGACCTGTAGATGAAGAAAGACcgataaagacagacagaactCCATaaacagaaggtggaggtgAGGTAACACACTGAACGGGTTTCTCTTTGAAACTCACACGTGTCTctcaaaagctttttttaaaaaaaaacaaaccttacATCTATGGTTTAAATATCACAACATACAGTAATGTTATTTAGTGACATGCGTGTTAGTGGAGAAAACTGCAGGTGTGAAACGatcacacaacacaccacaCTCAAACCACAACCAAGTGAAGTGAGAGATGAGAAATGGGGAAAACATGGGAAAGAAGGTGAGGTGGAAACCCGTATTTAAAGAATTCACTGTTTAGCAGAGCTTGTGCAGTTACACAAAGAGTGTCCGTCTTACAAGTGACAGCCCAGTGCAAAACTGATCTTTGGAAAAACACTAAGTATTAAGTTaagtattttttcatttcactgaAAAAGTATAAACACGTATTTATTTAGACAGCAGCACTTTAGATTTAACACGAAACAAGGACTAAGAGGTTAAAGGCCTCGCTTACAATTTGAAGCGTTTGAGGGTGCACATTGTAACCCCATTTTGAGACAATGACAAAGAGCATCACCGTGGAAGATGGTGGTGAGTCTAGCAACAGACTTAAACACATTAAAGCAGAAGAGGTCAATTATAGACTTGACTGCTGtatcataaaacattttgaggGGCGctggttagctcacttggtagaCCAGGCGCCCATGTACAAGGCTCAGTCCTTATCACAGCGGctccgggttcaaatccagtgcgcagccctttgctgcatgtcatcacctctctctctctccctcttttcctgTTTCTCTATCCTATCTAAATGAAGGCCAAAAagtctctttaaaaaaaacgaaagaaaacattttgagaaactGCTGCCTTGGTGTTTTCGGTGGCTGAACTCTTGCTAAACAGAGAGCACAGCACACAGTGTGGTGCACCCACATGCCAAGGTGAAACTGCCTGACGCACTGACAGAAGGATCAGCTTCGAGGCTTACCAAATCCTTACAATTTCCATTTGTATGGAAATTGCAAATATGACCTGAATCAGTCTGAAGAAGCAACTTCACCTATTAGTGTTGTTTCACACTAGACCTGGACAAATTCACATTTGAAAGTAGCTTCCTTATTTAACttaaacatttaacataatTTTCTATGATTCGGAATATAATTTCCATATTTAGCGCAATCCTTCCACCTTCAACTCATGCCTTTGCCCAGGTCTACTCCACACTGATGTGGGTACCTTCTGAAGACATGCGTTTGGGCAGAGTGGAGGCTGGCGATGTGGGCCCATGGTGGGAAAAGGaggttgaggaggaggagggatagGAGGGGTGGGATGAATGAGAGGGAGGTCTGGAAGGTCGAGAGGGGGGTCTGGAGGGTGGCCTGGTGGGCGTGGTCGCCCGAGGAGGCAGGGAGGAGGGGCCAGACTGGTAACGGGAGGGGGGGCGGGAGGTAGGAGATGGACAGGGTGAGGGCCAGTGGGATGAACCTAAAAGAGGGAAGGACAAATGATCAAGGATGACAACCAGCAGATGACAACCAGTTAAAAGGGGGGAAAACAAAGTCATAGCAGGAACAGAAAGAAGGGGGAGATTAATAAACATGAGAAAGAATGTCAAGGCAGGAATAAAACGATTTAACTGATGCAAGTAAAGTACaataaatgcattcaatgaGCAACAACAGCTACTATGAACGTCCCAGACTCTAAACCAAAGTCACCACCAGTTTTACATCAGTTAAATAGATTAAGGGGGGCGGGGTCAGGCAGTCACAGTTGGATCGCTATACTGACCAACTCACTCACCATCCAATGCACCACTGTACAGCACTGTATTCCAGAAGAACTTTCTATACAGGATGTTGCAAGTAACACCATATGCGTGTTGGTGATGTATTAAGCGTACCTCCATTAACCACCCTCTGATCGGCCCCTGAGCTGGGACTGTAGTCGTGAGGTCCTGGTCGAGGAGTGGGGGGTCCAGCTGAGCTCTGAGCAAGACGAGGGGAATTCTGACGTCCCGGTCCCCATGACATCGCCTCCCTGTTCCTCTGACCTGGAGGAATGTACTTGTTCTctctgcacgcacacacgcacacacagtacAGTCATAGACAAGAGTCAAGATAACCAAGAGGAGGAATTCACTTTACACTATTACATTCAACTAAGTAACTCTCTGCTGATGTTTTGATGGAAAGGGTACTCTTTTTCACTGTGTATGGGACTGTCCAAAATTACATCAATATTGGAAGTCAGTCATGCAGACTTTGTCAAAGATTGTTGGAGTAAACATACCTGCTGAGGCAAAAATATGTGTGTTGGGTATATACCCAGAGAACTGTGTTTTTAGCTCCagacaaataaaactgattgaCTTTGGACTCCTGCAAGCCAGGCGGTTAATATCTCTGTACTGGAAGAAAATGGATGTACCCTCAAATCATATGTGGGTGAAGGAGATGGCATCATGTATTGTATTGGAACGACTCACTTATATTGTTAGAGGAAAGGGAAGaaattttgaagaaatatggtCAACATTAACTGAGTTTCTAAGACATTATGAAGGAAATTAAGAAAGTAAAGCTGACTGCcgagttgttttattttttttttatcattgtctTTGTTACTCTGTTATgtgatgtttttactttttactttgggGATTAAGCTGTGAAATATTAAGCTTATCAAATTGTATGCTTGTCAAATGTATCACttgcttgttttgttaaaattcaataaatataatgttCAAAAAAGTAACTCTCTGCCAAAATGAGCATGTTTTCTTTAATTACCAAAGTAGTATTTGTTCTGGGAACAGCTGCTGTCCATTTAGTGAATTCGCTGCGACTGTATTGTCCCCCTTCGAGGCTTCAATATGCTTCTCAAGCCTGTGCGTTTCTACTGCAGACCCACGCCGTCAGCAAGCATTTTGTACATATTGTATACATACTTGTGCTCTCATGCTTGCACTTCAATGGTGGGACCTCAAAGTCCTTCAACAATAATTCTGACATGTGGTGCATGACATTCTGGTATAAATATGAGATATAACATGCTAGTACATAGATCCCTTTCTTGCCTCAAAATATCCCAGTAAAATATCACGCACTGGAAATAAAGTATGCAGAGTACTCTTTCCAGTTCGTCCTTAATAAACATAGTACCTGAGGGAGACATCAGCACTCTCTGATGATAAATCATCTCGCATGATATTTATAGTCAGTTTTATGGTGTAGATATTTTATGGGAAAAAAGGTGAAAGGAATGctttatttaatcttttataccaataaaacataaatgggGTACATTCCAACAGACCTACAGGTGAtgaaattttaaaacattaacaataaAGCTGCTGACTCGATTAATTGCTAGGCCAGCTCCATTACTTTACAGTATGCACATATAATTTTGATTCTTACAAGTATAAACTCAATCCCACAACGGGAGTATAAATGCACATCAAGGGCCGCCAAGTAAAGTCTGTATGTGGAGAAACACTATGTTCACTATCAGCATTTGCCGAGCAAATTTAATTTGTTCTCATCGTTGTTAAGCGGCTCTTGATGTGCGCAACATTTACACTCCCATTGTGGGATTGAGTTTATACTTGTAAGAATCAAAATTAAAGGTGCATACTGTAAAGAAAAGGAGCTGGCCTAGCTAgagtgtggggaaaagagaacCCAAAGGAAAAGGAGCACATCAAAGATTACACAATTGCAAAGCctgcactaacacacactcacaggcaGAAGTAGTATGTATTGGCCCTAAGCCTGTACGTGTGTCCTGGTCTTACCTGCTAAGTGTGTGAGTCTCCCTTTCCCCTCGCACCACAGCAGTATATTTCTCCTCCTCAGAGCGTTCATCATTCTCCAAGGCGACACGGGCCTTGTATGTGGCACTGGCCTCAATCTCCTCTGCCAGCAGGGCAGCACGCGCTTCCCTCTTGAGGAACTCTTCTGAGTTGTCCCGCTCCAGGGGGACCCTGGGAAACAAGCTTGGGTCAGACAAGGGCAGCAGGGTGATGGAGTGACTAGGGATACAggttaaaggggacctattttgctttttgatattttctagcatttctataatgttacaatgtcagatgttcatatTAAACATGACCAAAGTTTCAAATGATGAGGTAAAAGTATTacaaagaaatccctgtgagccaaaacctcagatatccCCCTCTTCCgaatgctctgttttgaactgttttTTCTACTAATGGCTCGGTATGATGTCATTCCGAGCAGGATTTCCAAATATGGTAAtttgctccaggcagagaatgctGGTCACGCCCACAAAAGAACATGCAGACCTATACCTGCAGCAACCTGGTAAACACATTAGACagtggccaatcagaagacagtgggctctGGAGTGGGGAGGTCTCAAAGAAACAGAAGCATAAACAGCTTGTTTCACACAGatgctgaaatgagggcctgcatgaagagccagtataagacagaaaatacttttttgaactttgaatcatgcaaagccaCCATACAGGAGTTACAGAAGTACAATATAGGGCtagaaatgcagtataataggtcccCTTAATGACCACATccattatttcaaataaattgtAGATTACTTGTGTGCAAGAAACTCAACATATTCTAACAGAATAAATATATTGAACAAAACAACGCATAGAGAGACACACATGAGCGTAGAGAAGCTTACGTATATGTGGACAAGCTGCTGTCATATGTAGACAAGACTCCATACTTCTCCTCATTGTATTTGAACATGTCATTGGGGTCCCACCCGTTTGactgagatgaagagagagagagaatttcaCAAAAGGCCTGTAAACAAATTATCAACGATGTGGATCAGATGGCACAACCAATGTTTACTTCTTTCACTGTCAAATTTACAAGtagggctgtcgcgataacAGCAATATTGAAATActattggtcaagcctaccgcggaggatggcaagcaccgcaacaactgcaatgttcatactttacacttcagcgcgtgttaaattaataaagtagtgcttcaaaagttcctCCACTGAAATAAGCTTTTTAACGATTCAAGGACAGACCGCCATGGGCTGGACGTGACCcaacttcaaacttggaagTTGTAAATGTTGCcgtgttttgtattttactgtttattttaaaggttagctaacttggtaTTAGCACATTGCGccgctaatgtggctagcaggctcggAAATGTTGTACTAATGTTGTAATCCTGAAGGACAGTCGAGAGACACTGAACgataagcctcatttgaagctcacAAACTAACGAGTATAATGCCAGCAGCTATTtctcatgttgctttctgtggaaatttagttatacCGTTACAAACAGTGGTTAGTTGTGGacatgcgtgcgtgcgtgcgtgcgtgcgtgcgtgcgtgccatgccctgaaggtaacgaTATAGCCACGTATGAAAaagacacggtcaaactacaaaaatgagtttgcttggcaatgttgtcgACCAATTCCCAGCAGCTACCTTGCATcaaccataaagctgctgttagcggctcgctgtgcagtgaggtgagatccaCTGACACACTTACtctgctatatggcaccaaattacttcattgatgaaaaatgcgatAATACTGCATACCGCGCTGTTCAGCGCCAACAAATTACTTCACCGCGACAGCCCTATTTACAAGTCATCATATGAAGGCCTGTATGGATTCCACTACATGTACTCAGTGCAGCATCAATGTGTTATTTTCTTACCACATCTGTATCCAGAGACTCAAGGCTGTCAGAGTTGTGGGTCTCTCCTCCATCCCAGGGCTCTAGATCTTTCTCTTTATGCTCGCCATTGATCCTACTGCTCACTGCTGCATCTGTGAAGTTGTCTGCGgcacacacaaataatacatACGCATgtacagcagacacacacaaggtATAAAATCACATGGCTACACTGTGCTCATGCCTCAAGAGCTTCTGCCACACTCTCTCACAGCAAACGTCTACATGGAGGTAAGGGTGGTTCACCAGGCACACCCACTCACAACCAAACATGGGTTCAACTGGATTGGGAAAAAATCCTTTCAAAAAAATTGAGATATTGCTTGAGCTGGCCTTGGTATAGCTGAAGGATAAAGGGTTCTGGCACTGTGAGCAAGAATATGACAACAACCTTCTAAAGAAAGGCAAAAAGGCTAGTCCCCAATCACTATCTTAGCCTGCAATAAAATGTACTAATTAAATCAAGATGTAAGGTGctacagtatttttttattacccATCACCATGGCGACCTCTTGAAAAACGTGATTTACGTGTATAGAAGACTACTTGGGGCTGATGATGATCCACACTTTCAGGACgttttactgtatttaagtaAATTTACAGAATACTTTGGTTGGCTCAACTACAATCCAGGGCCGGGCACGCTCAAACTCACAATTACATTTGAAAggaaatctaatctaatctcaGCGAAAGTCTGCTCACACATTCTCAGACCTGGCACCAATGGACTATGTGCATGAAGGATACGAGCCACCTGGAGTTACATAACTCAGTCATCccaactagggctgggcgatatggaccaAAAAGGCGATATGGTATAAAAACCGACATGGTAGCTAgcgaatgacatctgcactggtgtgttcactgtcactttatctggtccgctcttgtaaaatatccactgtgtcgcTACTTGTAACATAatcactctgtgtttctctgataaatgtgTCACCTAACTTGGGCGGCCCGCTGAAGTAAAGTGAATGTGTGGGAAACAAtgactgaactgttgttttttccattttcaagccttcagcactgtgtctccctccatgttgttgagagtttgtgagtagacggctgcATGCAGatgcagagggaggggcgggcCTGtgcggtgagggagagagaaacgagcaaacgctggcagaaCTTGAAggaaacattaattaactcaacatcagaCTATAatcggtataaacggtattgtctaacttcatatctcttttgaaattgtattggtatacctcattataccgatataccgcccagccctaatcCCAACTCATCCCACAATAAAAAGTGCATTAAGCATTGCTGGCACAGAGCAAGTTCAGAAAGAAATTTGATTGGCACCACACAGACATTTGGGCTAACAGGCCTGAATTATATTAGTAGATGTGGCTGGGATGCTCTATGCACACTGTCCATTGAGGGAATTGTACAATGTGGGCATAATGAGGAGTAAGCAAACATGCATTTAGATTGCAGTAAATTACATGTTCTCAAAGCACTTTAAGATACTGACATTTTATCACAAGGCTCAGAACGCAGGTTAAGGTGCATGTGTTCGACATGAGATTTCAATCTGTTGCTTTCAATGGAATCATAGTCATAACGCCCCCTTTTCCATCTAGTTCTGATTTGAACTGAGCTCTGGTCCAGTAAGGTTTGAAATCCAGCGCCGCAGCAGAAACTCAtgttagaaaaataaaacaatgctcTGAAAGATACCATATCCTTCCAATTCTAAGAATAAGTCATAGCTGCAAGGGTGTCTTTACAAGCTGGCTACATACAGGCTATTATGCTGAACCATAATAACATCTGGGAAAACTATATAACTAAGTTGTAAATATACAAAAAGTATTAATGTTAGTATAAAACAAGTGTTAGCTTACTACATTAAACTTTTTACACTCGCATATCTCACACATCCTCAGATTCCTCATAAGTATGTATAAGGCCATAAGTATCTATGTGCCATGGCAGGATTCAATTTTGAGCCTCTACTGAAATCCTAAGTAAAAGCTTAATTAAACAGCATATAATAGGGCAAGTGGCAACTACTCCACCGAAAGCAACATCCAGTCTAAAGACAACTAAGGATCAGGTGGACCAAGACTGACCTGCATCAGAtatttgatttgtatttttatgttacATGAAAGCAGTGATCCCCCAAATTCATTCACCAATTTGGATTTTAAATGCAGCAATAGACGGCAACAGATCAGGCCCAAGCCTCAGAGATTCACAAATTTGTTTGGGTGCATACAGAGATGTGCGGGAGGAGAAAACAACCATATATTACCTGTGTCAGAGGAAACTAGACCAttggagaggagagacagacagatgacagagaGTCAGaaaatggacagacagacagaatgacTGGCGATAACACCAGCAGTTGACTTCCTGTCCAACAATTTTAGGATGTGGATCATCTATGTGCAAGTTTTAAAGAGAAATtctatttcctgttttgttttgttttgtttttttttctccatagtTTTAAGTCAAGCCTAGGAGACTCCTCACGTCCCCCTTATTCAGCTATTAAGTTGGTGAAAAACAAACTTACCTTTCTAAGTATCTTGTTGACTTAATAACATAAAATCACTATTATTAGCAATGGTGCTTAAGATGTAACTACTTTtctacaaaacaataaaatttcCAGTCAGTCCACAATTGTTCAATTTAACAAGATAACACCACCAGCTGTGCAGTAGCATCTCCTTGAATCATGTAGCGAAAGCCTTAAACTTTTCAGAATATAATAACCCCCTTCCACAAAGTCCAATATTGTTCAAAGCAGAATTGTAGGGGTCACGGTGAATTAGATGAAGAAGACTCATTCAGCCTTTATTGAGTGTCCTTGCTGCGCTGGGGCAACCTTCGGCCCAATCGATACATCACATTAGTCTTCAATGACTGGCCACTCAAAGCCGACACCCAAGATTTAAGTCATGCCAAAGCCTCTGTGACATCAAGGTAGTATATACAGACTGAAAAAGATcaatatgttgtgtgtttgcacCGATGGGAATTCACTGTggcatgtgtttatttttgtgcgAGTGTGCAATGAATACAAAGTGACAAACTAACCTAATTACATTGTGTATGCTTCATGCGTTTTAGTGTGTACAAGACTAGGTATATAAAGGCCGCTGATGTAACTAGATTGGTCAACACAAAAGCCCTCTGTACCTTTTCTGGCAAAATTTAGGTCCACATCTTTGAAGGTCACCACTACGACATCAGAGGCCTTGAAaatgatgctctccacaataTCCTCTTTCCTGGGGGCTATGCTCGGCTCTGGGCTCTTTCTGTGGGCTGCATCCAACACCAGGTCACACTGATGGAGAAAGATATGTTAAATTAGATTGAAGGGGGATGTGAAATATATCAAATGCCTAAACTATCTACAGAAGAGACCAGGAACCATGGGATATGGAGGCCCGAGACCATACATTGTTTCATCACAATCATTCACCGCACTAGcttgacagacagaaaatgaattggcaagagttttaataatcaatcaatcttttaagaaaatgtattatgGAATCTCTGAAAAAGAATCTAATATATTTCCATTTCTGTTGGCCAGACAAAACAAGCGCTTGGAAGGggtcaccttgggctttggaAAATTGTGGCAGACttgtttcactattttctgacattttatacaaTAACCATGAATCAATTAATCGAAAACAAGGGACGATGAGAATAATACTGATGAGCACAACCAGCAAAAAGAGGACCTAACCAATTAAATAACTTGGCGTGTTTGATTAGAATGAAAAACTTCCATCTTGGCCCAGCAAGGCACATCAACATGCTTGCCTAAAGCTGAACTACAGGAAATCCCCTCTAGGTTCTTTGGCTGACagaatatttaaacaaaaatttatTTGACTGACATCAATTGATTGTGTTCTGCTCATTTAAAGGCATCCACGCCAGACGAAGGAGCTTGTAATTTGCAGTGGGAGCAGACATGACCTCGAATTTCCTCAAAACAAGAAGTTGTACTACAGCTAATACTATAgcagaaaactgaaaacacaagccCTACCAACCAAACAATACATCGTTGACTAAGAGACCGTGTAACCAGGTGGTAAAATACAGCTATGTGAATATTTCAGCACATCTGACGGTTCTGCTTGCACACACTGTGGCAATAAAACCCAAATGTGATGCTTTGCTTTGGTCTCAAAACAAAGTGGTGTGTTTGCCTGTGAAAGCACCccaaattctgttttttttggagTACCCTGCCAGCTTTATTCGCATTAGTCACACAACCTTATAAAAGAGGTGGGAGACAAGATACATAAATATAAGCCCTGTTGTTTGGAGTTAAAACAGGGGGATAATGTATGTTACAACATCCTATCAATAACTGAAGTTGATGCCAAGCTGAATTGGACAGAAACTTGTACCATTGCTTAGGTAaagcttttcattttattttccccACAGGACATGTTTGGGAAATACTTCAACCTAAAAGGGAAGATGAAGGGCCACATACCTCTCTTCCATAAAAGGAAAGATGGAAAGGGCAATCTTTGTCTAAGCCACCTCAGGGGTGAAGTTGCTATTGAATGCTGGCTGGGCACTATCTTTCCAGCACAGTTAACCTTAATCATTAGTACTGCTACTGAGGAAATAACAGATCAAGCACCTATAAAGAAcattgcagtgtgtgtgtcgcTTACCTCTGGACCGTATGTCTTAAATACTCCTTCATAGACTGCTCCGTTTTTCACTTTCAGCTCACACTTGGCCCCCTAAAAACGAATAGGCCTCTCATTATTCACTGTATGCAGTGTCGATGTCAATTTACATATTCAAAAAACAAGTTCAGAAACCCATCTGCTGTGAAACAGATAAATGATTGATCAATCGCTGCTTTGTTAATGCAACTAGCAGTCTCTACAAATCACGCAGGCTTTGTTTATAGCAGCATAGACATTTTGAAGAAACAGCATGTGGTGAAAGACAGACTGCTGTTACAAATTCGTTTACAGTAAGCATGATTCACATGGTTGATTCAGAGTTTTTTCCCTGCAACTGTGCTCATTTCTCCAGTCATTGTAGCTAttagacagaaaacaaaattcaGACAAACATACTGAACATATGTGAAGCATCATCTCAAATCTTTAACAAGACAGATACACAGTAAACATACCACCACTGAAGTCAAGACATGGACCATCCTCATATTTGCATATACACCATTGAAAATGacctaaagaaaaaacacagttaaCTTCTGATGTTCCCCATCTACATAGGAAACCTATGCTAAATACGCTCCTCGCAGCCATGTGACACCTATTGGACATTTGTTCCATTCATAATGCATAATAAGAAACAGATATCCAAAGACTGGATTTATGCTTGCTCTGAGGTCCATTCTTTGCAACTTTTAAACCAAATTGCATGCCTTACAAAAACATGACACTGTATTCCATCGACTCTATAATGAACAAAAAGAAGCATtaatccagtgtgtgtgttttaagcagTTTGCCCTCTTTgatcaaataaaacattcaggTATACCAAACTTCTGACAGTACATGCCTATGTGGCATAAAAGCTATTTTCTACTGAATTATGTGAGTTAACCAGTTACTTACTGCTGCGGGACCTTTACCACTGTGTCTTcc
This genomic window contains:
- the atxn2 gene encoding ataxin-2 isoform X4; the protein is MSMKAGGNRSKPGGGNTAGTAASGAGGSGGGRQNLGRGRHSGKGPAAVIFNGVYANMRMVHVLTSVVGAKCELKVKNGAVYEGVFKTYGPECDLVLDAAHRKSPEPSIAPRKEDIVESIIFKASDVVVVTFKDVDLNFARKVSSDTDNFTDAAVSSRINGEHKEKDLEPWDGGETHNSDSLESLDTDVSNGWDPNDMFKYNEEKYGVLSTYDSSLSTYTVPLERDNSEEFLKREARAALLAEEIEASATYKARVALENDERSEEEKYTAVVRGERETHTLSRENKYIPPGQRNREAMSWGPGRQNSPRLAQSSAGPPTPRPGPHDYSPSSGADQRVVNGGSSHWPSPCPSPTSRPPSRYQSGPSSLPPRATTPTRPPSRPPSRPSRPPSHSSHPSYPSSSSTSFSHHGPTSPASTLPKRMSSEGPPRMSPKSQRTPRAHRVPPCRTTGVPPGVDLISHNAPGEVPVTPPTRSSSSGGTWSSVVSGAHRPRSPRQNSMGGASPGPSSLPSPQTGTAPVETASTPTSASSPTAASPAPNMVASPSGEAKECRVQETRQTSPTANKENIKPMDSSPSITRPVCKGPPSMAPDHRKQIDNLKKFSVDFRLQSSSNSEPAFDQMMTKPPRDPADKPKDLPLDKASTVGREGNEEGVVGIAAGTPGGAPAPSTTTANTSKPGSPAALSPSPSAPDQKRAGLDVTSQGVQTTSTFSGPKHEEKEEKKEAVQDQVRKSTLNPNANEFKPRFNTQPKPANTPTPPRPQGQPSPSIVVQQPPTVYGQTVCFPQMYPLTPVSPGVQKSIIWKSPAMYQVQMPHMTVSQSKPYRPGKGENNNCLVISLSLALSLCVSRSLKRTK